attatttttattatttactcacaaGACAAGTAAATAAAAGAACTTATTGCATTAATATGCATCTACAACACTGTTACCACTTTTGCCTCACCTGTATCAGTTCCAATAACAAGTTCTTGATGCGTTGACCAGCTGCTCCACCCTTCGCACTAAACAGGTCAAGAAGTTTTGGAGTGTACTTGTCCAGCTGGGACATAAACATTGATTCTAGTGGAACTGCAGTACACCTTCGGAATTCTTCATTTATCTGTAATACATAAATTGTTTGACTGTTATTTGGAACACGTAAGATGTGTAATTAATTGGCAACCTTTCATTCTTAAACCGCCTTAGGAGTGTCTAGCATCACATTCTAGCAACTTTGTTCACTATTTTCCTTTAAACAAAAACTGAGTGAGCATCATGTCAGTGATAAATCATTTACCTGGAATGGTTCAAAGAGGGCAGGCCATCTTTCTTTCAATTTTGGTACATCTGGGGACTGGGCAACCACTTCCATTCTTCTGCAGCTATACGTCCTGGCCATCATGTCATTTATGCTTTTGACATCCCTTTTCTTGCTGGCTTCTATTAACTCAAGTCTCACATTCTCAAGGCTGTTATCTGTATCACCTGAAGGGTGCTGAGGCAGGAAATTTACTTCTGCCCTCTTTggttttttgatgtttttagcAGGTTTTCTCTCATCTCCCACCTTGTGTTTCATTGAGTTTATCAGGAGTTCAGGACTTCCCAATGCTTTGCGTTTGGTACGATAGTTTCCACATTTGTATTTCAGGCTTTGTTGCCACCcataaattccattaaaagatcCCGGTTCCTTCAAACAGGGATGCTTTTCTATTAGTGCCTGTGCTACTGCAGATCTCTGGGCATCATTGGGGTATGCTGTATAGCAAAACATGGCCTCTGCCAGGCGCTCCAAGATATCTGCTTTGACACTGGGTGATGTCAGTAGGGTGCCATCTCTTAAATAAATCTCATTACCTTGACTCAAAGCCAGCTCAGTATTGTGTGAGAAAGTTGGAATTGGAAATACAGCAGGCCATGGATATTGTCTTTCAGAGGGTGAAGGAGAGAGAATCACAGTATCATCTGAGACGTCAGAGTGTGTCACAGACTCTGATAAAGAGCACACACTGGAGGCATCAGGGGTGCTTTCCTGGGGAACAACAGTCAGTGTTATGTTTAACGGAACATACACTACTTTCAGTGTGTCTTTATCTTTAAGTTCCTTTGTGGTCGTTAGAGTGAAAAAGTCATTAAACTCTTCATCTTTGTACTGAACACTGATTTCAGTGGTGATGGCAAATTGTTCTTGGATGGCTGCAACCAATTCATCAACAGTTGAGGGTATGCCACTTTTGAGTGTAAGTTTTTTGACCTCGTGATCAATGAGGACCCGGAATCTGACTGTTGGTTCCATCTCTAGAAAGGTAGAAGAAACAATTATACAAAGTCATACTCAACACTGGAGACAGATGTAGCGCTTTAATGTCACCATGAGCTTTTCTGCAACAATATAGGCTGACAGGGGACAAACATCACTAAGCCTTTGTTGTTCAACAAGAGTTATGTGATCAGTCTTCTCAAGATGAAATCCACGATAGTGTTCATCATACCAGGACATGAGTGTTTTCACaataaaatgcaccttttcccCAAAAAGGGCAATTTGGACAATCTCTGCAAAATCAGGAAGACCAGCAGTACCACCATAGGCCACGATCATGCCTTTTGAGTACCTTGTTCCATGAAAGGTGACTGTATCAGCCAGCTGTACTTGAGACTGACAAGGAAACAGATGCTTGATTGATTCCTGAACATTTACATGCAGTACATCCAATGGAACTGATGTGACTCTTACAACGCTTAGAGCAGGCACAACTGTTGTGGAATGCAGGTGATGACTTATCATAAGCTGATGCTTTGTGGCCAGAGAAAGGAGAATGTTCTTAAAGTTGCCAGTGTGTCTCACAATCTGCTTAAATTGGCTGTGCTTTGCTTCAAATCTCATTGTCCAGAAAGCAATCACAGGcccaaaagcatttattaatgcaGGATAGTGTTCTAAGAAGTGGTGCTTTGGGATTAACCCTTCATTAGGAAATACTTCTTGGAATCTATGTCGGTGTTCGGAAATTTTTGAGTCAAGATATGCAATACTTTCTTTGTTGTGAACTGGGGCAACAACAAGTTCAATGATGTCTTTTAAAGACATAAGTAGAAGCCAGGCTGGATCATTCAAAGGTATTCTTTGTCCAATAATGAATGGCAGCAGTCGTATGAGGGCCCAATTTTCATGTGCATTCCCTCCAATCCTCTTTTTTGAGGAAAAGGTTGTAGGCAATGGCTGAGGACAATCAGTTTTGTCAGCCCATTTATACGGAAATTGTGTGATGGCACTGTTAAGTTCACTGAAAGTGAAATATTTCtttgaaataaaaacactgaaGCACAGAGCTAATTCCAAAGGAACAATGCCTTCAAAAATGTCGTGCAATATATCGGGTGGATAGCCAGTCACACAGTGGAAATAGCTCAGATTTTCAGTAAGTGGGCAGGCATTTTTTACACCGTAACAGTGTGTCAAAGCTGGATTTTCTTTAACAGTCGATAAATGAGTGGCATGATTCTCTTTGGTCCGAGCAGAAAATGCACCTGACCTCACCTCCTTTCTTTGAAATTCTGATCGTTCTCCAAGACAAAATCTGCAAATGAATGGTCCACAAAAATTTTCCACAAGTCCACAAATGGAATGTGCCCCAAGATTATCAGCGACTACACAAAACACAGAGCCTTTAACATGTTGTCCAAGACTGGAAATGTAGACACCGTCACTCTCCAAAATGGCAATGTCTTTTAACAAAGGAGCAAGCACTTCAGCGTAGCCAAATTTTTTGATGTCAACTGCTTTGCATAAAAGGGCCAAGTATACAGAGTTAAGAGTGGATCGCAATGAATGAGGGATGTTGCCAAAGGCCCAGTATACAGCTgtgattttatgcttttttcTTGATGTACCCAGGGGGTTACAAATTTCAAAGTCATCTACATACAACACAAGTGCAATTCTTAGCTCTTCAGAATAAAAAGAATTCTCTTTATAGACTGTACCATCACGGTATGATCCATAATAAATAGATGACAACTGGTCCTGTTCTTTGCTCAGAACTTTTTCTCTAAGATTTTCTTTACCCAAAATATGAACTAAGGACTGGCGAATTGGTATATACTGGAAACTTCTCTTTTCATTTGGATTAAGGATGTATTCAATGGGCTCAACGACTTCAAAGTTTTCTTTATAATACTGTCGCCTTCTAAATGATGATGAAAGAGGACCACCAGCACTAAGTGCTGTGCTTAGTGGATTTGATTCGCACAATTCTTCCACTAGAGATGTAACAAACGTGTCAGTAATCGTACAATTATGTTTCTTTAAGTGTGAAACAACAATATCTCTTATTGCAGTAATGGATGCAGAACTTACTATGAAGTGAAGATCATCTACTAGTTCATCAATGCACCGAATTGAAACATTATGAACACTTTCTAATTTCAAAAGGAGGGATGCTATGTACTCTACAACCACACTGCTTCCATTATCCTCTTCATAGTGAACATCTGAGCCAGAGCCTAGGTAATTGCCATCACTGTGAACATGATCCTCTTCAAAGGCTTCAAAAACTAGTGACTCCTCCTGTTCAGTTAACTGTCTTTCACCAATAATGCCTGGTTTAAAATCTTGTGAAGTATGTGGCGTATgcttcctgtgtttgtgtgtcgcGAAAGTCCCATACACATTTGTTTGGTGATTGCACCCAgcaaaaacacactttacagtctCGTTATTCTTCAGATGATGACCAATATGTTCAAAAAACTCTTTTTCGCTAGGGAATCCAGATTTTTGACATAATAGGCAGGTAAAGAAAAGAGTTACTTGAGGTGAGTTAAGTGAGTCAACTCCTGGATGTTGTCGTGACAAGTGACAGCGGAGGCTACTCCAGTTTTTAAAAGTGCATGGGCAATCTATATGTATACAAGGCAAGGCATGAGCATGTCCAAATGTCCCATGATGCAGTCTATAATGTTTTAGTATATCAGTCTTTGTTGGTACAACAGTGCTGCATAATTTACAAGGCCATTCCATCTATTATTAAAAATAGAGAGGGATGTCATTTATAattacttattttcttttttttaactcttaATAACTGACTTTTGGTTATCTTAATTCCTCTAAATGACAGATAACAACAAACATCTGAAACATTTAACTCAATTCCACCTGTTACTAAAAAGCTTACCTACTCCATGAACTGCTCCTGCCTGTAGATCTGATGGTCTTCTAAAAAAGCAACACAAATAAAAGAAGAGTTTAGGAAAATATCAGGATCATTGATGTTATTGCAATGCAAAATTGTTTAGTCTTTTTAGTTGAACAAATGGTTtaaggaaaaataaaacatttcaaacaaaTATATCAAAAGATTAAGTTAGAACGTTTAAATTATTATGATAAATTGCAGAGAGAGgcgcaaaaaaatgttttcatctttttttaatcaAGCAGGAAcaacaaatgtaattacaaacataTCAGTTAACGtaacttttacagtttttctcagtggctttggtgcatttctcacaacaatatttacatttgcacaacagttcatgcatatctcaaaacaattagtcatttgtgcacataatagtagcagtttctcattctttTCAACAAATTACAagtgcttttggacatgcatcaactgctttcatacgactctctgctgtttataacattatcatttgcttatgtcatgtcagtcaaaattaactaaacttctGAATGCTGAAAAGTCATTCTATATAAAACTAAGTCCTCATTTCATTAATTGAGTCATtacatgcaaaaatgttaaactagttgtcaaaatcggTCAAgccaattttataaaaaaaaaaagtaatcttttttttttcctgaaaatgtcttctaaactgaacaatttcatgaattatttacagacctgtgtatgttatACTGTAGGTTCAGTTTCAGTtattgtactgcaatattgtgcacagctctacccaaaggaagtttaagtatgttgtaaataagggtgtatgtATTCTTTTGCATAATGctgtgtcttgtactcagatacctcactaaatgcagtgatgtctaactttactgtagttttcaaatggctgtgtaaatagtatatagtgctgttttgagcattttcaggaagtcaccaaaatctgactttttttgcattgcaaaaaaattacagagtaaactgtgataatgaaaacatgacaaatccATTTGACTGTCTTATTCAAAAACTATGGTGTCATGACTTTTCATCTCGATGACAGTGACACTTTCAtcgacatgaatacttgcttttgaggaatgagctctccatttgagcaagtgacacgcttttgcaggttatcaactaggttttgcagtttgtactaattgttttgagaaatgcattaactgttgtgcaaatgtaaagagTGTCTActaagtgttgtgaaaaatgcaccgcgactgaaaaaaaaactgtaactgaCACATGTACGAGAATAAGAGACCACGCTATTAGTGTTTTGCTAGCTAACGTTAATTCGGAAAGAGCCAGCATATTTAAGACGAATGATTTGAgacaaaataattcacatttaCCAAGGCTAACGTTTCTAGACAAACAAAATGacgattttttttgtaaagtacCCAAACTAAGTAGAAACATAATCTGGCAACATATCTCACAAATACCGATCATACGTTAGCGATAGTTTTTAGGATTAATGCTAGTTTCAATACCTTCGGTAAGGCCGCATGGCGCCTGCAAAACTGACAAATTTAAGTTAACGTCTGAAACCTAGCGACGCGTTTACATTTTATAGTGCAACAAAAGCGTGCTCATTCGGCTAAAACCTTACTTTATGCAATGTAAATAGTTACTTACATGTATAGCAGGTTGTATAAAGCCCGCAAAAACTCCACAGAAATTCGAAAATGGTCCGGTACAGGTGACACTCTGAGCAACGATGTCGTTCTGCATGCACGCTGCATCATGTGGGCGGGCCGTGACGTTTTACTTTGGatgtaaacatttaaatagaGTTTTGTAGAAGCAATTTATTTTGAAGGTtagtaaaacacaattttttgatAGGTAATAATAAGTTACAAAAACAATCACACTTTTTACTTAGGTAAAACTTGAATTAACCCAAAAAGAAAAGGTAATCAATTTATTGAaagaaatatacttttaaaaataaattcctaTAGACAACACCCTTGaagaactttttacagtgtactgtacaccttcagaaaaaaggtacactgtggtaaaaataatgttccttgatgaacagttttgtacctttgtaaaaatgGTACCTTATAAGGTctagaaaagacctcttatgataccgTTCTATGCtttttatggtacaactgaaatgtaggtgcacaattgttctcatataaaaggtacaaaagcATTGAAAAactcaatatactgtatatgattacaatatatatgaaaaaaatattactggaaaggccaagagattttattaatttacatatgaaaacaagaaccatcatttaaaagtatgtttaaaaaacttataaacattaattattaagttctatcaTATACAAAACATCTGATAAACATGAAACTATAGctattgtaaaataaacatttaaggcattttaaataaatgtttggtaagcatttttgacACTAAGTTACAAAGTGTCTTgacactgtggtggtacctttatgGATCAAGTTGTGCCTTTCATGAAAAGGTAtttaggttttaaaaaccaaaggtgcATTTTGGTTTCTCATGGTACAAGTCATgttcttaaaggtacaaactgcaatggcaCAAATCTGTTCAATAAAAAGGTACTggcccagtgacaagggtttgtaccttctttggtacaacattgtaccattttttctgagtgtgtatattcacagaaaaaaaatcaggaCTTCATTTGGTTATTCTGAAGGTATGCGAAAAATATGTTTCTggtatttagaaatgaaaaaaaagtattttatttaatttttttcatttgtcaaaaacaatcaataaatctgtcataaaaatgaacatttccaaaCAGAAATGAAGACCTTGTACTAGACcacaaatgaaatatatattaaagcCACAAGTGGCATTATGGAGGTTTAAGCATTTAAGGACTTTTGACATTAATGCTGATTAAGTCTTTGACAAGCCAAAATTAATGGCTGACACTAAAACACACCCACAGTGGACATAATGTTGAAACATAGACAAAAAAAGAATGGTTAAACTATTATATCAATAATAGTCATTAATCATGCTTATGCACACTTTGTTGCCACATGTAGatatttaaactaataaaagttaACAAAATGTTTACCACTTGGTGTTCTTTGacatttatatacataataatcAACTTTCAGTGTAATTATTATAATGTCATAAGTTGGGAAAAAAAATTGTAGTATGAATGGTAAACTTGGACtaaatttgattttaaatgcAATAGCGGTGTTTTTACCATAAACTAACCAATAAGTGGTCTTTTGCTGGCATCTATTGGCTACAATGATCaattcaaacaaaataaatattgattttaatggTTGGTCCCTCAAAACTTTTTCGTATTTGTTTAGAAGATGTCACATCTGCTTGAATAACTGGGGGGGTTTGCGATTTGTTTTATGATTTACAGGCTTACACTGGgtcaaaatattttcaaaatgaataTAAGATTTTGATAATGCAAAAGtgcataaataattatttatctaGGCAGTCCAGAGATTTGTAAATGGTTATCCTTATGtagagagaaggaaaaaaaacagtaTAACTACTTTGCAAGAATGTATATTAGTGATGTAATATAAATTACTTAATAAACTGTTTGATTGACAGCAGATGACTTTAAAAAAAGCTGCCCAGAAAGAGCAGATCTAACATATATCTAGATCAAGCGTATTTGTGAAAAGCTGTGTAAAATAGGCACTTTCTgcagttttgtttcatttttcacTGAAAAGCAGACAGAAGCAATAAGTGGTCTTGTGCTGCTCTCTAGCGGCTAAAATCGTCATTGAACTATTGAAATAAGCATAAACACACTGACCAACTGTTTGATACCTTTTCTACTGTTATAGTCCCACTTATTGTGCGATCTCCACAAAATTTTGCACGCTTGTTTACAATCATTTGTCACATAAATACAACAAATTTCATGAGGTTTTGAGTTTTCTTTACTTGTTTACAGGTATATAGGTCTATAAAGACATGCTCCTTTTGTAAATGAGCCTGTTACAGTTATCCAAAATctaaagttaaatttttttttttagtaattattGATCtaggccaggggtgcccaaacttttccgAATGAAGGGCCAATAACCAAATATCTTGAGTgccgtgggccgaagataaacacaccaaactattttacattaaagttgccctgggtcatttcctaatttattgaataatattaaaaaataactagaaaacatcaCTTTGAATCTTATTGCAATAAGaacataatcacatttataagacagtggagttcaatgctacACTAGGCAAGCAGAATCTGGCTGTTTTGATCAACTAACCAAAGTCTCTGGattgtcctctatccatcggGTGACAGTTTGTACAATTTCAAccaaattacagcatttaaaatgaaacatttaatttcatttagcttttttgtaacgtaacaataaaacaaaaataaagcaaataaaggtTATGTTATATTTGAAATGGCTATCTCTAGTGTGGGTGTtagtgtatttttacattttactgaaGAATCAAAAATCAGAAAGTTACTTGACACAATagattgaaataataaataaataggaacaGGGCATGCTATTAATTGCAGGGGAGCAATTAAATTAACCTATCTGATGCCCCtgctataaattaaaaaaaaaaaaaaacacatttcaaataaGGTATTCAAACTGAGTTTGTAGATGTGTACGTGCCTATCTGGACATAGTGGATCAGTGCTTCCACTTAAAGGTTTACACCTAAAAAGGATGCAACAAGTAACTCAAAATATGGAACTGTTTTAAAAAGTGCCAATTTAAACTCTTAAACGTCACAATGGAAGACTGTTTGATTTTATTGTGTATAAATCTCGTAAATTAATCTTTGTCTGATTTGTTTAGGAATTTGCAATAAGCAATGACCAAAGACTACTTTTTTTAATCTGATATATTTGATTTCTTCCTCTTTCAAACCTTTGGCAGTGATCCAGTTTCTCCAACAAATGTGTTTGCTATGCATGTTGAAAATGAGCAAAACGCAAGGGATAATCCACCcatcttctgttgaatacaaaataaaatatttggaagaaagctgaaaacctgtaaacatttacttccatatatttatttttttcctattatggaagtcagtggtctcAGATGTGCATCTGCCAATGAAACCTATTAAAATGCTTTACTTTAGTAACTTCATGGCACTGTCCTACACTTTACAGCTACAGAATCTGTATCAAAAGTTTATGATAAacatttaacagatttattgaaaATGACAATAACACATAAATGTGCTTTCCAGATTgttgcattattaaaaaaaaaaaaaaatcaagcgtCTTCAGAACTTCAGTCCTAATCGATACAGTTTGTTCGAAATTCTGTTAGGGGCTACTTCTTCCTCATCTCTGCCTTTCTTGTTATTTCCCACGTGGAGTTGGTGCCTCTATcctgaaacaaaaagaaaaatctaaaatgtAACGGCATTAACCATGAGATGTGCAATGGGCTTTGCAAGAAATTGTTGGATGCTTTTATAGTTTAAAATATCAACATATTATATGTGAAAGAAAATGACTGGGTAAATATATTGTTTGCACCATATGTTTAAAGAATCATTATAATGAATTTTCCTTTAACTTTAGAAGTCTAACAGAATATCAATTTACCTTAATGTGGACTCCAAGGGGTGCTAGATTATTCCTTAAGGCATCACACGCTTTCAGTAGGGGTAAGTGTAATCTGTCTGGTTGTTGATGCCTTTTCTGATTTTTATTGCCAGTCTGGGATTCCTGTGGTGCTTGGTCTTCCACAGAAAGAGCAAATTTACGAACTTCACTCCGAAAATGGACTAACTCCTCCACAACATTATTCAAAACTCCCGAGGAATCTTGGACTTCCTAAGGGACACAGGGTGAGTTCTTTTGTCTTGATTCTACACACTGATTGAATTAAAAACAATGTCATTGTCTACAAAGGAAACtttttgaaaatgtccttgctcagtTGACAGTCACATCAAACTGAAAATTTTAGGCAAAGCAAATAATGTTCCGTATAATATACAGAAAAATCTGCAACATACacagtggagtgtgtgtgtgtgtgtgtgtgtgtgtgtgtgtgtgtgtgtgtgtgtgtgtgtgtgtgtgtgtatgtatgcatgtatgtatgtatgtagggctcgcaaaatcactctggacgcctcacacccagcacactacctgttcgaactgttaccgtctggtcggcgcttcagagcaccaagcacaaaaacagccagacacaggaaaagtttctttcctcaggctgtctaccttatgaacagttaaatattcccctactgtgcaataaatatgtgcaatactttctcatacgcacttgtacacagcaccttatatcaatatacaatgcaatactctctacattcgcacttgtacacagcaccttataacctgtatatttataacaatctgtacatacaactcaacatccaggtttcttcactaaccgcatctgtttaatgttcatcattttttattattattttattttatttttttgtttttgttattattttgtgttgtcacttgtcactttatgtacactggaagcttctgtagccaaaacaaattccttgtgtgtggtaagcacacttggcaataaaactgattctgattctgtatatatatatatatatatatatatatatatatatatacacatacacacacatacatacacacacggacccacacccacgcacacacacgcgcgcgcgcgcgcgcacgcacgcacgcacgcacgcacgcacgcacgcacacacacacacacacagttgaagtcatatttgccaaatgtttaacagaacaaggaaattttcacagtatgtctgataatattttttcttcttgtgaaagtcttatttgttttatttcggctagaataaaagcagtttttttattttttattaaccattttttttttattaaagctctgtatgtgtgaaaataccggtaaattagttcgggcaattttccggaaagagaagttgtaacattaccgctAATTTGACAGAATGCTGTGCTGTGTGAACTCAGAAGGAAAACTGCCGGAAAGAGCTCGTTCACGATTAAACATGCtgacgttcattcacatctgcgctATTTATGAAATTAAAAGAACACAgacattatgtacatctcgacattcGAAAGTGtttctccatatgttttcatcgaagttgtttaaaatacttatccatccacagagtttgtaatgtagtcaagtgtttacaaatacaagtgcagccgtttagaagttatttctggttaatgatgtcagaatttaccggtattttggaatggatgtgtgaatggtctttacCCGAAAAATTCTGTAACTTCCTCgtctgtgtgaacagtgcttttttgaatttactggtaaagtcgttccggataTTTTCCGGATAATTACTGGCATCACTGTGCGAAGAgggcttaaaggtgcagtaagtgatctgccacaatgctagcctgttagcataaatctctgaaacaccgcCCCTCCcttgccatccaaagccacacctcctgaaaacATGAGcgcgcgcaccttaaagatgacagtagaacCCTCTCTCATCTGTTGAGCTAAAGCTAAAGCTTGGCCAGTAgcctgcaggaattacactcatttctaagccatacttgcatgccatttctgaccgaatattcagagtagcggtaaacaatatagggaacgtgtcacaggttgtcattgttcaaaaatgaaccaaagtgaata
This genomic stretch from Danio aesculapii chromosome 1, fDanAes4.1, whole genome shotgun sequence harbors:
- the LOC130244269 gene encoding uncharacterized protein LOC130244269; amino-acid sequence: MEPTVRFRVLIDHEVKKLTLKSGIPSTVDELVAAIQEQFAITTEISVQYKDEEFNDFFTLTTTKELKDKDTLKVVYVPLNITLTVVPQESTPDASSVCSLSESVTHSDVSDDTVILSPSPSERQYPWPAVFPIPTFSHNTELALSQGNEIYLRDGTLLTSPSVKADILERLAEAMFCYTAYPNDAQRSAVAQALIEKHPCLKEPGSFNGIYGWQQSLKYKCGNYRTKRKALGSPELLINSMKHKVGDERKPAKNIKKPKRAEVNFLPQHPSGDTDNSLENVRLELIEASKKRDVKSINDMMARTYSCRRMEVVAQSPDVPKLKERWPALFEPFQINEEFRRCTAVPLESMFMSQLDKYTPKLLDLFSAKGGAAGQRIKNLLLELIQDPSTSVVKKRDVTLRCLIEYMGESGQELISDYIGKTESSVHEDLNMRNMQIYVCCEPDAVGIIIEGIPVLTDLGNLARACCLLLGMTYALNLQYPPQLCKTFEVFQRLFVGLDTLRPKPSSRFMTLKNKLLS